A window from Herbaspirillum sp. meg3 encodes these proteins:
- a CDS encoding DoxX family protein — MQTYQTAPTTQSGQTVKQTWLPRLLWAPAQDLGLLFLRLSGALLLLYVHGLPKIINFAGELQHIDDPLHVGRAFTLGFAIFAEVLCPVLIVPGILTRLASAAVLVLLSVSMFLVHADWSIAEGQFGWLLMIVFGSIALMGAGGFSIDAALSQKAED; from the coding sequence ATGCAAACTTATCAAACTGCACCAACCACACAGTCAGGGCAAACCGTAAAACAAACATGGCTGCCGCGCCTGCTGTGGGCGCCGGCACAAGATCTCGGCCTGCTGTTCCTGCGCCTCTCCGGCGCCTTGCTGTTGCTGTATGTACATGGTCTGCCAAAGATCATCAACTTTGCCGGCGAGCTGCAGCATATCGACGATCCACTGCACGTTGGCCGTGCCTTCACGCTCGGTTTTGCGATCTTCGCTGAAGTCCTGTGTCCGGTGCTGATCGTGCCTGGCATCCTGACACGTCTGGCCAGCGCTGCCGTGCTGGTTTTGCTGAGTGTGTCGATGTTCCTGGTGCATGCCGACTGGAGCATCGCAGAAGGTCAGTTCGGCTGGCTGCTGATGATCGTCTTCGGCAGCATTGCACTGATGGGTGCCGGTGGTTTTTCTATCGATGCTGCATTGAGCCAAAAAGCCGAGGACTGA
- a CDS encoding DedA family protein/thiosulfate sulfurtransferase GlpE: protein MTYLYHLIEQYGLIIVFLNVLTEQLGAPIPAYPTLVITGALAYRGQYPVVLLLLVAVVAALIADYVWYLAGRRYGRRIMSTLCRISLSPDSCVRQTESIYSRWGARSLLLAKFIPGFASIASALAGTVGTSRGKFILYDGIGAALWAGVAIFLGALFNTAIDDVLNVLAELGQYGMILVAVGFAVFVASKWWQRRRFRRSLEMARISVGELDGLLKSGVRPTIVDVRSPASQQTGRIPGALTISNQEIQTFAFDAPMEDEVIVYCACPNEASAALVAKALMRRGYKRVRPLTGGIDAWVAAGYSIEA from the coding sequence ATGACTTATTTGTATCACCTGATTGAACAGTACGGTCTGATCATCGTATTTCTGAATGTGCTGACAGAACAACTCGGCGCACCTATCCCTGCTTATCCGACGCTGGTCATCACCGGTGCACTGGCTTATCGAGGCCAGTATCCGGTTGTGCTGTTGCTGCTGGTGGCAGTGGTGGCGGCACTGATTGCCGACTATGTCTGGTATCTCGCCGGCCGGCGTTATGGTCGCCGCATCATGTCGACCCTGTGCCGCATTTCCCTCTCTCCCGATTCTTGCGTGCGCCAGACCGAATCCATCTATTCGCGCTGGGGCGCACGTTCGCTGCTGCTGGCGAAGTTCATCCCCGGTTTTGCCTCGATTGCCAGCGCGCTTGCGGGCACGGTCGGCACCTCGCGCGGCAAGTTCATTTTGTATGACGGTATCGGCGCGGCCTTGTGGGCCGGCGTGGCGATTTTTCTTGGCGCCTTGTTCAACACCGCGATTGACGATGTGCTCAATGTGCTGGCCGAGCTGGGTCAGTACGGCATGATTCTGGTGGCGGTCGGATTCGCCGTGTTCGTCGCCAGCAAGTGGTGGCAGCGCCGTCGTTTCCGCAGATCGCTGGAGATGGCGCGTATCTCCGTGGGTGAATTGGATGGCTTGCTCAAGAGCGGTGTGCGGCCGACTATCGTTGACGTGCGTTCGCCGGCATCGCAACAAACCGGACGTATTCCTGGCGCGCTGACGATTTCCAATCAGGAGATCCAGACCTTTGCTTTCGATGCGCCGATGGAGGATGAAGTCATCGTCTACTGCGCCTGTCCCAATGAAGCCTCGGCTGCGCTGGTCGCCAAAGCACTCATGCGGCGCGGCTACAAGCGCGTGCGGCCATTGACCGGCGGTATCGATGCCTGGGTCGCTGCCGGTTATTCCATCGAAGCCTAA
- a CDS encoding LysR substrate-binding domain-containing protein: MFRISLDALLILDAIDRRGSFSAAGLELHRVPSTISYTVSKLEQDLGVQVFERQGPKVVLTRAGEELLKEGRYLLKAAEDLEHRVRRVASGWETEFTIGLDSLYSAASLEPDIVAFYQVADRTRLRIARESLAGTWEALLDRRVDLLIAAPGEGPAGGGYVAEQIGSVKFVFVVAPHHPLAKMNKVLSKADLHPYRAISVADSARKMPPRTVGLLFGQDTLTVPDMRSKYALQLAGVGFGFLPEPCVQKSIASGALIVKEVEEPRAEETFSLAWRVGEDGAALSWWLKRMRETDVLKRMLSQIADGGL, from the coding sequence ATGTTCAGAATCAGCCTCGACGCCTTGTTGATCCTTGATGCCATCGACCGGCGCGGTTCGTTTTCCGCAGCGGGTCTGGAGTTGCATCGCGTGCCGTCGACGATTTCCTACACCGTGTCGAAGCTGGAGCAAGACCTCGGTGTGCAGGTGTTCGAGCGGCAAGGGCCCAAGGTGGTGCTCACGCGCGCGGGGGAAGAATTGCTGAAAGAAGGGCGCTATCTGCTCAAGGCGGCCGAAGATCTGGAACATCGCGTGCGCCGCGTGGCCTCGGGCTGGGAAACCGAATTCACCATCGGTCTCGATTCACTGTATTCGGCGGCATCGCTGGAACCCGACATCGTCGCCTTCTATCAGGTCGCCGACCGCACGCGCCTGCGCATTGCGCGCGAGTCGCTGGCCGGTACCTGGGAAGCCTTGCTTGATCGCCGCGTCGATCTGTTGATTGCGGCACCGGGCGAAGGCCCCGCAGGCGGCGGTTATGTGGCAGAGCAAATCGGGTCGGTGAAGTTCGTCTTCGTGGTGGCGCCGCATCATCCGCTGGCAAAAATGAACAAGGTGTTGAGCAAGGCCGACCTGCATCCGTATCGCGCCATCAGCGTGGCTGATTCGGCGCGCAAGATGCCGCCGCGCACGGTTGGTTTGCTGTTCGGTCAGGACACTTTGACCGTGCCGGACATGCGCAGCAAATATGCTTTGCAACTGGCGGGTGTAGGTTTTGGATTCTTGCCGGAGCCGTGCGTGCAAAAGTCGATTGCATCCGGCGCACTGATCGTGAAAGAAGTCGAAGAGCCGCGCGCGGAAGAAACCTTCTCGCTGGCCTGGCGTGTCGGTGAAGATGGTGCGGCCTTGAGCTGGTGGCTCAAGCGCATGCGCGAAACCGATGTCCTCAAGCGCATGCTGTCGCAGATTGCAGACGGCGGTTTGTAG
- a CDS encoding FMN-dependent NADH-azoreductase translates to MANILFINSSARTTGSISRQVAGEFVAKLQASQPGSVVVERDVAANPIPHLDEQKLGAFFTPADKRSAEQQALVKVSEELIAEVNAADIIVIGAPMYNFSITSTLKTWIDHVARAGVTFKYTETGPVGLIQGKKVYVFTSRGGVYSEGPAKVMDFHETYLRGVLGFIGMTDITFVHSEGLGMGEAAVEKAIAQTRETIGTLVAA, encoded by the coding sequence ATGGCAAACATTCTCTTCATCAACAGCAGCGCTCGCACCACCGGTTCCATCTCGCGTCAGGTCGCCGGCGAATTCGTCGCCAAGTTGCAGGCATCCCAACCAGGCAGCGTTGTGGTCGAACGCGATGTCGCGGCCAACCCGATTCCTCATCTGGACGAGCAAAAGCTGGGCGCGTTCTTCACACCTGCCGACAAACGCAGCGCTGAGCAACAAGCTTTGGTGAAAGTCTCGGAAGAACTGATTGCGGAAGTCAACGCTGCCGACATCATCGTCATCGGCGCCCCGATGTACAACTTCTCGATCACCTCGACACTGAAGACCTGGATCGACCATGTGGCGCGTGCCGGCGTGACATTCAAGTACACCGAAACCGGTCCGGTCGGCCTGATTCAAGGCAAGAAGGTTTATGTCTTCACTTCGCGCGGCGGCGTCTACAGCGAAGGTCCGGCCAAGGTCATGGACTTCCATGAAACCTATCTGCGCGGCGTGCTGGGCTTCATCGGCATGACCGACATCACCTTCGTGCACAGCGAGGGCCTGGGCATGGGCGAAGCGGCTGTTGAAAAGGCCATCGCACAAACCCGCGAAACCATCGGCACTCTGGTTGCGGCATAA
- a CDS encoding OsmC family protein, protein MATVHLHNDAGYAQKIRARTHQLTADEPLDNKGTDTGPAPYELLLAALAACTSLTLRMYADRKGWDLGSIHVDARFSRDDCGLENIERTITFGNALTPEQLTRLGEICEKTPVTKTLREGTPIRTAFP, encoded by the coding sequence AATGACGCCGGCTACGCGCAAAAAATCCGCGCGCGCACCCACCAACTGACTGCCGACGAACCGCTGGACAACAAGGGCACCGATACCGGCCCTGCACCGTATGAACTGTTGCTGGCCGCACTGGCCGCCTGCACCTCGCTGACCCTGCGCATGTACGCCGATCGCAAAGGCTGGGATCTCGGCAGCATCCACGTCGATGCCCGTTTCTCGCGCGACGATTGCGGACTCGAAAATATCGAACGCACCATCACCTTCGGCAATGCCCTGACACCGGAACAGCTCACTCGCCTCGGCGAGATCTGCGAAAAGACGCCGGTGACCAAAACCCTGCGCGAAGGCACACCGATCCGCACGGCATTTCCCTGA
- a CDS encoding DUF1427 family protein yields MSYSKVIWGLVLSFLVGFCCHLAQIPVPSPPVLSGALLVFTMSSGYWLVDRYLASRVAKGAEVKA; encoded by the coding sequence ATGTCGTATTCCAAAGTGATCTGGGGACTGGTGCTCTCCTTTTTGGTCGGCTTCTGCTGTCACCTGGCGCAGATTCCCGTACCGTCGCCGCCGGTTCTCAGCGGTGCGTTGCTGGTGTTCACGATGAGCAGCGGTTACTGGCTGGTGGATCGTTATCTGGCCTCGCGTGTTGCCAAGGGCGCAGAGGTGAAAGCATGA
- a CDS encoding YoaK family protein, giving the protein MNSISNIPRATCQGAAMSFLAGYVDTVGFVALFGLFTAHVTGNFVLIGSELANPSHGVLIKFLAFPAFIGSVILTRMTVIWLERSGKPALPYVLALQLLFLLVFMSLGQSMAPVGVADARSTTALLAGMFGAAAMGVQNAAARLILPQSAPTTVMTGNVTQLVIDVVDIVRGAADQSVRQRCVKFFWPIVAFGVGAIGGAFAYRYALFLALLLPAAILVAMIWAEYPGRKSGALASSTL; this is encoded by the coding sequence ATGAATTCGATCAGCAATATTCCTCGTGCGACTTGTCAGGGCGCCGCCATGAGCTTCCTGGCAGGCTATGTGGATACGGTGGGTTTTGTTGCCTTGTTCGGACTGTTCACGGCGCACGTTACCGGTAACTTCGTGCTGATCGGCAGTGAGCTGGCGAATCCTTCGCATGGCGTGCTGATCAAGTTTCTGGCGTTTCCCGCCTTCATCGGATCGGTGATCCTGACACGCATGACGGTGATCTGGCTGGAGCGCAGTGGCAAGCCGGCCTTGCCTTATGTCCTGGCGCTGCAACTGCTTTTTTTGCTGGTGTTCATGAGTCTGGGGCAGAGCATGGCACCGGTCGGCGTGGCGGATGCGAGATCCACGACGGCCTTGCTGGCAGGCATGTTTGGCGCGGCGGCGATGGGTGTGCAGAACGCCGCAGCGCGCTTGATTTTGCCGCAATCGGCGCCAACTACGGTCATGACCGGCAACGTCACGCAACTGGTGATCGACGTCGTGGATATCGTGCGGGGCGCGGCAGATCAGAGCGTGCGCCAGCGCTGCGTCAAGTTCTTCTGGCCCATCGTCGCCTTTGGCGTGGGCGCAATCGGCGGCGCGTTCGCTTATCGCTATGCCTTGTTTCTGGCCTTGCTGCTGCCTGCGGCGATCCTGGTGGCAATGATCTGGGCGGAATATCCGGGACGAAAGTCGGGAGCGCTAGCGTCTTCAACCCTATAA
- a CDS encoding pirin family protein, whose translation MLQIRKSNERGVADHGWLNSHHTFSFGHYYDPEHVGFGPLQVINEDRVTPGMGFGTHGHSDMEIISYVLDGALEHKDSMGTGSVLHYGDVQRMSAGNGVRHSEFNHSKTEPVHFLQIWIQPNVKGIPPSYEEKNFTPEQKQGQLRLIASSDGRDNSVLIHQDASIFASILNGDAKLEHTLAAKRLGYVHLIRGQLTVNGKQLSGGDAIKISAESLITFEKAEAAEFLLFDLPY comes from the coding sequence ATGCTTCAAATTCGCAAAAGCAACGAACGCGGTGTCGCCGATCACGGTTGGTTGAATTCGCACCATACATTTTCATTCGGCCATTACTACGATCCGGAACATGTCGGCTTCGGTCCGCTGCAAGTCATCAATGAAGACCGCGTGACACCAGGCATGGGCTTCGGCACGCACGGTCACAGCGACATGGAAATCATCTCCTACGTCCTCGATGGCGCGCTGGAACACAAGGACAGCATGGGTACAGGTTCGGTCCTGCACTATGGCGACGTCCAACGCATGAGCGCCGGTAACGGCGTGCGTCACAGCGAGTTCAACCACTCGAAGACGGAACCGGTGCATTTCCTGCAGATCTGGATCCAGCCGAATGTGAAAGGCATTCCGCCAAGCTACGAAGAGAAAAATTTCACTCCGGAGCAAAAGCAAGGGCAGCTGCGTCTGATCGCGTCGTCTGACGGCCGTGACAACTCGGTGCTGATCCATCAGGACGCATCGATCTTTGCCTCGATCCTGAACGGCGACGCCAAACTGGAGCACACACTGGCCGCCAAACGCCTGGGTTATGTGCACCTGATCCGTGGTCAGCTGACCGTCAACGGCAAGCAATTGTCCGGCGGCGATGCAATCAAGATCAGCGCAGAAAGCCTGATCACGTTCGAGAAGGCGGAAGCGGCTGAATTCCTGCTCTTCGATCTGCCTTACTAA
- a CDS encoding XapX domain-containing protein, whose product MSALFTGAVLGALIGAVCRWFGLPSPTPPTPVGASLVVAMTLGYVVAGFVLVGHL is encoded by the coding sequence ATGAGCGCGCTCTTTACCGGCGCCGTGCTGGGTGCCTTGATCGGTGCGGTCTGCCGCTGGTTCGGTTTGCCATCGCCGACGCCGCCTACACCAGTCGGCGCCTCGCTGGTGGTGGCAATGACGCTGGGCTATGTGGTCGCCGGGTTTGTCCTGGTTGGTCATCTGTAA